In Hermetia illucens chromosome 1, iHerIll2.2.curated.20191125, whole genome shotgun sequence, one genomic interval encodes:
- the LOC119647150 gene encoding pancreatic triacylglycerol lipase-like isoform X1 translates to MIEFFQPICQAFSKYFVNLCYIVIVEKLIMQKFRTKARSLTSSLGFSKKQAVNTFIFYHGSEPDDKEVYELANSNLILQHPKFDNAKKTCIYIHGYLESPDVESVKVIVDAYLQRNDHNIIILDWTEDAAGSYLLSAIKKMRQLGTIVANALILMTDAGLKLENVHIVGHSLGGQMAGVIGREVKNRSGGSLVIKRLSALDPAFPGFYPAKVSIVKPISKDDAEFVDVIHTDAWLYGAPSSTGTVDFWPNGGRTLQPGCPRRNFRPLSDNDLSSHRRSWWFWAESVINSHPEKFNAVKAKSWSEFKAGKTLEFEQHVVMGLHCPAGVSGDYYLQTNGATPFARGQTGVVFSNERTKTEQNKT, encoded by the exons ATGATCGAATTTTTTCAACCAATTTGCCAGGCATTTAGTaaatattttgtgaatttgtGCTATATTGTGATAGTAGAAAAACTGATAATGCAGAAATTTCGAACAAAAGCAA GATCCTTAACAAGCTCTCTAGGATTTTCCAAAAAACAGGCTGTGAACACATTCATTTTTTACCACGG TTCGGAACCTGATGATAAAGAAGTATACGAACTTGCCAATTCCAACTTAATTTTACAACATCCGAAATTTGACAATGCCAAAAAAACTTGCATATATATCCATGGATACCTGGAGAGTCCTGATGTGGAAAGTGTTAAAGTGATAGTGGATGCCTACCTACAGAGGAACGATcacaatattataatattagatTGGACTGAAGATGCTGCTGGAAGCTATCTGTTGAGTGCGATTAAAAAAATGAGGCAG TTGGGCACCATTGTAGCAAACGCCCTCATTTTGATGACAGATGCTGGTCTTAAGCTTGAAAACGTCCACATTGTGGGGCACTCGTTAGGAGGACAAATGGCTGGAGTTATTGGACGTGAAGTGAAAAATAGATCTGGTGGGAGCCTTGTTATAAAGCG GTTATCGGCTTTAGATCCAGCCTTTCCTGGCTTCTACCCTGCAAAAGTTTCTATCGTCAAGCCCATAAGTAAAGATGACGCTGAATTTGTTGACGTTATTCATACAGATGCATGGTTATATGGAGCTCCAAGCAGTACGGGTACCGTAGATTTTTGGCCAAATGGAGGACGAACATTGCAACCCGGTTGTCCCAGACGAAACTTCCGTCCGTTATCAGATAATG ATCTATCAAGTCATCGAAGATCCTGGTGGTTTTGGGCAGAAAGCGTTATAAATAGCCATCCAGAGAAATTCAATGCGGTGAAAGCGAAAAGTTGGAGTGAATTCAAAGCGGGAAAAACTCTGGAATTCGAACAACATGTAGTGATGGGATTACATTGTCCTGCAGG GGTATCAGGCGATTATTACTTACAAACCAATGGTGCAACACCATTTGCCCGTGGACAGACGGGCGTTGTTTTTAGTAACGAGAGAACAAAAACTGAACAGAACAAAACATAG
- the LOC119647150 gene encoding pancreatic triacylglycerol lipase-like isoform X2 encodes MKTWASNCVLAFSKYFVNLCYIVIVEKLIMQKFRTKARSLTSSLGFSKKQAVNTFIFYHGSEPDDKEVYELANSNLILQHPKFDNAKKTCIYIHGYLESPDVESVKVIVDAYLQRNDHNIIILDWTEDAAGSYLLSAIKKMRQLGTIVANALILMTDAGLKLENVHIVGHSLGGQMAGVIGREVKNRSGGSLVIKRLSALDPAFPGFYPAKVSIVKPISKDDAEFVDVIHTDAWLYGAPSSTGTVDFWPNGGRTLQPGCPRRNFRPLSDNDLSSHRRSWWFWAESVINSHPEKFNAVKAKSWSEFKAGKTLEFEQHVVMGLHCPAGVSGDYYLQTNGATPFARGQTGVVFSNERTKTEQNKT; translated from the exons GCATTTAGTaaatattttgtgaatttgtGCTATATTGTGATAGTAGAAAAACTGATAATGCAGAAATTTCGAACAAAAGCAA GATCCTTAACAAGCTCTCTAGGATTTTCCAAAAAACAGGCTGTGAACACATTCATTTTTTACCACGG TTCGGAACCTGATGATAAAGAAGTATACGAACTTGCCAATTCCAACTTAATTTTACAACATCCGAAATTTGACAATGCCAAAAAAACTTGCATATATATCCATGGATACCTGGAGAGTCCTGATGTGGAAAGTGTTAAAGTGATAGTGGATGCCTACCTACAGAGGAACGATcacaatattataatattagatTGGACTGAAGATGCTGCTGGAAGCTATCTGTTGAGTGCGATTAAAAAAATGAGGCAG TTGGGCACCATTGTAGCAAACGCCCTCATTTTGATGACAGATGCTGGTCTTAAGCTTGAAAACGTCCACATTGTGGGGCACTCGTTAGGAGGACAAATGGCTGGAGTTATTGGACGTGAAGTGAAAAATAGATCTGGTGGGAGCCTTGTTATAAAGCG GTTATCGGCTTTAGATCCAGCCTTTCCTGGCTTCTACCCTGCAAAAGTTTCTATCGTCAAGCCCATAAGTAAAGATGACGCTGAATTTGTTGACGTTATTCATACAGATGCATGGTTATATGGAGCTCCAAGCAGTACGGGTACCGTAGATTTTTGGCCAAATGGAGGACGAACATTGCAACCCGGTTGTCCCAGACGAAACTTCCGTCCGTTATCAGATAATG ATCTATCAAGTCATCGAAGATCCTGGTGGTTTTGGGCAGAAAGCGTTATAAATAGCCATCCAGAGAAATTCAATGCGGTGAAAGCGAAAAGTTGGAGTGAATTCAAAGCGGGAAAAACTCTGGAATTCGAACAACATGTAGTGATGGGATTACATTGTCCTGCAGG GGTATCAGGCGATTATTACTTACAAACCAATGGTGCAACACCATTTGCCCGTGGACAGACGGGCGTTGTTTTTAGTAACGAGAGAACAAAAACTGAACAGAACAAAACATAG
- the LOC119647150 gene encoding pancreatic triacylglycerol lipase-like isoform X3, whose product MQKFRTKARSLTSSLGFSKKQAVNTFIFYHGSEPDDKEVYELANSNLILQHPKFDNAKKTCIYIHGYLESPDVESVKVIVDAYLQRNDHNIIILDWTEDAAGSYLLSAIKKMRQLGTIVANALILMTDAGLKLENVHIVGHSLGGQMAGVIGREVKNRSGGSLVIKRLSALDPAFPGFYPAKVSIVKPISKDDAEFVDVIHTDAWLYGAPSSTGTVDFWPNGGRTLQPGCPRRNFRPLSDNDLSSHRRSWWFWAESVINSHPEKFNAVKAKSWSEFKAGKTLEFEQHVVMGLHCPAGVSGDYYLQTNGATPFARGQTGVVFSNERTKTEQNKT is encoded by the exons ATGCAGAAATTTCGAACAAAAGCAA GATCCTTAACAAGCTCTCTAGGATTTTCCAAAAAACAGGCTGTGAACACATTCATTTTTTACCACGG TTCGGAACCTGATGATAAAGAAGTATACGAACTTGCCAATTCCAACTTAATTTTACAACATCCGAAATTTGACAATGCCAAAAAAACTTGCATATATATCCATGGATACCTGGAGAGTCCTGATGTGGAAAGTGTTAAAGTGATAGTGGATGCCTACCTACAGAGGAACGATcacaatattataatattagatTGGACTGAAGATGCTGCTGGAAGCTATCTGTTGAGTGCGATTAAAAAAATGAGGCAG TTGGGCACCATTGTAGCAAACGCCCTCATTTTGATGACAGATGCTGGTCTTAAGCTTGAAAACGTCCACATTGTGGGGCACTCGTTAGGAGGACAAATGGCTGGAGTTATTGGACGTGAAGTGAAAAATAGATCTGGTGGGAGCCTTGTTATAAAGCG GTTATCGGCTTTAGATCCAGCCTTTCCTGGCTTCTACCCTGCAAAAGTTTCTATCGTCAAGCCCATAAGTAAAGATGACGCTGAATTTGTTGACGTTATTCATACAGATGCATGGTTATATGGAGCTCCAAGCAGTACGGGTACCGTAGATTTTTGGCCAAATGGAGGACGAACATTGCAACCCGGTTGTCCCAGACGAAACTTCCGTCCGTTATCAGATAATG ATCTATCAAGTCATCGAAGATCCTGGTGGTTTTGGGCAGAAAGCGTTATAAATAGCCATCCAGAGAAATTCAATGCGGTGAAAGCGAAAAGTTGGAGTGAATTCAAAGCGGGAAAAACTCTGGAATTCGAACAACATGTAGTGATGGGATTACATTGTCCTGCAGG GGTATCAGGCGATTATTACTTACAAACCAATGGTGCAACACCATTTGCCCGTGGACAGACGGGCGTTGTTTTTAGTAACGAGAGAACAAAAACTGAACAGAACAAAACATAG
- the LOC119647150 gene encoding pancreatic triacylglycerol lipase-like isoform X4, translating to MPCSRSLTSSLGFSKKQAVNTFIFYHGSEPDDKEVYELANSNLILQHPKFDNAKKTCIYIHGYLESPDVESVKVIVDAYLQRNDHNIIILDWTEDAAGSYLLSAIKKMRQLGTIVANALILMTDAGLKLENVHIVGHSLGGQMAGVIGREVKNRSGGSLVIKRLSALDPAFPGFYPAKVSIVKPISKDDAEFVDVIHTDAWLYGAPSSTGTVDFWPNGGRTLQPGCPRRNFRPLSDNDLSSHRRSWWFWAESVINSHPEKFNAVKAKSWSEFKAGKTLEFEQHVVMGLHCPAGVSGDYYLQTNGATPFARGQTGVVFSNERTKTEQNKT from the exons ATGCCCTGTTCCA GATCCTTAACAAGCTCTCTAGGATTTTCCAAAAAACAGGCTGTGAACACATTCATTTTTTACCACGG TTCGGAACCTGATGATAAAGAAGTATACGAACTTGCCAATTCCAACTTAATTTTACAACATCCGAAATTTGACAATGCCAAAAAAACTTGCATATATATCCATGGATACCTGGAGAGTCCTGATGTGGAAAGTGTTAAAGTGATAGTGGATGCCTACCTACAGAGGAACGATcacaatattataatattagatTGGACTGAAGATGCTGCTGGAAGCTATCTGTTGAGTGCGATTAAAAAAATGAGGCAG TTGGGCACCATTGTAGCAAACGCCCTCATTTTGATGACAGATGCTGGTCTTAAGCTTGAAAACGTCCACATTGTGGGGCACTCGTTAGGAGGACAAATGGCTGGAGTTATTGGACGTGAAGTGAAAAATAGATCTGGTGGGAGCCTTGTTATAAAGCG GTTATCGGCTTTAGATCCAGCCTTTCCTGGCTTCTACCCTGCAAAAGTTTCTATCGTCAAGCCCATAAGTAAAGATGACGCTGAATTTGTTGACGTTATTCATACAGATGCATGGTTATATGGAGCTCCAAGCAGTACGGGTACCGTAGATTTTTGGCCAAATGGAGGACGAACATTGCAACCCGGTTGTCCCAGACGAAACTTCCGTCCGTTATCAGATAATG ATCTATCAAGTCATCGAAGATCCTGGTGGTTTTGGGCAGAAAGCGTTATAAATAGCCATCCAGAGAAATTCAATGCGGTGAAAGCGAAAAGTTGGAGTGAATTCAAAGCGGGAAAAACTCTGGAATTCGAACAACATGTAGTGATGGGATTACATTGTCCTGCAGG GGTATCAGGCGATTATTACTTACAAACCAATGGTGCAACACCATTTGCCCGTGGACAGACGGGCGTTGTTTTTAGTAACGAGAGAACAAAAACTGAACAGAACAAAACATAG